Genomic DNA from Molothrus aeneus isolate 106 chromosome Z, BPBGC_Maene_1.0, whole genome shotgun sequence:
AACGGCCCGGCCGTGACTCGGCACTGCGGCCCCCCTCCACCCGGCCCGGCGTCTCGCCCGCCGCCGTCTCACCACGGCCGAGCCGCCGCTCAGCGTCGCGTCCCCCGCGGGGCTCCGCCGCCCACCATCCCGGCTGGCACCGGGCTCAGAGCGTGGCGCAAGGAGCGGCAGCCGCTCCCGGCTCCTTCCGCGTCGGAGCCGCCGCCAttcgccgcccgccgccgccagcccggcacagccccgccTCCGGGCGGGCACAGGACTGCGAACTACAGCTCCCGGCAGCCTCTGCGCTCTCTCTCGCTGCGGCTTCCGGCCGGCGCCGGGATGGCGCGGTGCTGAAAGGCGCGGGGCGCGCGGTGGCGCGCGTGGGCCTCCAAGCGCCATGTACAGGTACGGGAGCGCCGGGGCACGGGAACACCCGGGCACGGGAACACCGGGACCCGGGAATGCGCCGGGACACGGGCATAGGAGTACCGCTGCTGGGCTGCGCGGGAGCCGCGTGGCGCCGGGGCTGCGTGTGAGCCCTCGCAGATCCCCTCGGGCGGCCCGGCTGCGCGGGGGTGGCTGAGGGGCTGCGCGGGGGAGCCTCGGGAGCGGCTGTGGGACCCGGGGGGAGCGGTAGGGAGCTCCCGGGAGTGGGAGCAGTGCCGGGATCAGAGGTGTGTGTGCGGCCTCGCGGGTGGTCTAGGGAGAGCGGGGGGTTCTGCCCTTGGGGCTGGTGGGGGTGCGGGATCCGTGGGCCGCCTCTCTCCCGGCCTCGGGGAGAGCTTCCCCCGCCTGCCCGGGCATTCCGTCCCGCTTCCCGCGCTGCTGCCCCGCCCTGCGCGGGTCCTGCCCGGTGCTGTCGCGGCTGTGACCGGGTTCGGTGGTGTTGGGAGGCTGCCGTGTCCCGCCGCCTCCATTGGCCACGCTCCCtggcccctcgcccgccccatCCGGGAGCGGGGCGCGCTCGATCCCTGGCGGGCTCTTCCCCCAAAGCCTGCCAGAGCGAGCGCACGCCTGCGCTGTGGCCGCTGCTTGTACTTCCAGCGCCCGCATATCCCACACTCAGTCGCCCTGTGCATGGATGTGGAGTGCGAGTGACTGAAATGCTTCAAGGATCCCCATCCTGTGTTTGGTGCCAGTCTGGCAGTACCCTCAGAGCCTCTGGGTTTTGCTGTGTCTGCAGAAAGCACCTCCAGGAGATCCCATCCTCTAGTACTAATGTTTCCACCAGCTTGGAATGGGACCCCGGCAAGACCTCCGAGCTTCTCTCGGGTATGGGAGTGTCGGCCCTTAAGAAAGACAAGCTGGGCAATGAAAACACACCACAGGACCTCCTGGTGTCGTCGTCCTGTCTTCCTCCAAAAAGGCAGAAGGTGAAGGACAACGAAAAGGACTTTGTTATCGTGCGCCGGCCATGGCTGCTCCGAGAGGCAGAGTCAGGTACTGTCCCCCTGGCCCAGGTTCTGCTTGCCCTTTGGTAGAGATGGAGAGTGGGCATCACAAGTCCACCCTGCTTTATTGTTTAGTTCTTTTGCTCTTACCCAGCAGAATGGCACTTTTAGATCTAGTGGCTTTCAGGCTTGGGGTGATAAATCCTCTTTTATGTGTGCCTTTAAGCCAGGGTGGTGTGTCTGGCTCCAGAATTGTGGTCTGTGAAAAGCATGGTTCTCTGCTGCCTAACCCCGTGAGCACCTGTGTGTGTGCCGGGGGGTTGTGCTGCGTGTCCCTCTGCCTGTTTGCTCTTGTCTGTGGGACACAGGTGGCACTTTTgaccagcagggctgtgttgtGAATTAGTGTTTTAAGGTCGCTCAAAGAATTGGCAGCAAAAGTAGGTTTAATGAAAAGGTTTGTTGGCAACATTCACTCTAGTTACCAGATGGTtaaagcacacagagaaaaaataagctAAAATCAATCAGTTTAAAAGCAAAGTCAATCCAAAAATTACCTGTttggaggcaggaggagaagggtaGGTAAAGAGTGCAGGCTGAGGTGTGCCAGCAGTGTTCCAGCTCCAGATGGAAACAAGCAACGTGAGGGACTGTGCCAGAGAGCTACAGGGAAAGCACATCAAAGGCTGGAagcctgctgggctggaaagGGAAAGAGCAGGGCTCTTGCACTCTTGAAAGGGGTGTCATAGGATACTGGGTTCCTTTCCCTGGTGTCAAAATGTGGTTTTAGTCTGGATGAGTATGGGatgcaaaataaataagcagCTCTCTCCAGACGTTATGTTGTCATACAGAAGGTGGAGGCGCCTTCAGACATTCCTGTTTTTATATAAGATGCAGTGCTGGGTCAAAGGCAGCTGTTACTGAGCTCCACCATCCAGAAATCTCCTGACATCTTCTGGGGCCCTGTGAGAAGCTGTGATTTGTACCACATTGTTTCACATAATTCTTGGAGTGGTGATAGCATGTGTGTTTTAGGAAGCAGTTTGTagtacttaatttttttctgtgtatcaCACAGAAGCATAGCTTACCTCGAGCTCCCTTCTTGGACCCTTGTGTGCATAGGAAGAGTGGGCATTTtggcagagggggaaaaacACCCAGAGAATCATACAACCATTAGATTATGAAGACAGTAACTAAGATGCTCATGTTCCCCAAGTGAGTATGTGAGTAGTGTCCACGGCCTTACTGTATATACAGAGTGACTATTACAGGAACATTTGCATTTACTAGTCGTGCCTAGGCAAAGATGGTAAAAATGTCATCCTCCAATGATGAGCTGCAAGGGAGATGAATAGTGGGGCTGATGCCTGATGTAGGCTGATGTATAGCCTACAGAGAAACTGTAGAGGGGCTTTTAACAACCAGACCCAACAAGGCATCTGACCGGCAGGCAAAAATGAAACAGCTTTAACTAGAATGTGCTTTGCTCTTTCCCAAAAGGTATTTCTTTGGATGCACTTCCAGATGAATTGCTTCTGGCAATCTTTGCCTATTTGCCCCTAAAGGATTTACTGAAAGTTTCTATGATTTGCAAGAGATGGCATCGACTTTCGTAAGTATTATTTCTCTTCATTTAGTACTAAGGAAAATCTTTGTTTCCATAGACTATTAAATGGTCTGGTTCTCATcttatttatacatatataattcAATTTAGACCATATGTGGGTATGTATAACCAAAAGATGCCTCACATGTTTTAACATTATTCTAgtcaattaaataattttcccttctctgcctgTTTTTGACACCAGAAACTTTCTGTGGTTCTACCCACAGCTTTGACCTGTTACCCATTTAAACTCACTAACAAGTAAAATTCTGTGCCCCAGATTTGATGAATCTCTCTGGCAGACTCTTGATTTGACTGGTGGGAATCTGCTGCCAGGAGTGCTTGGACAGTTGTTGCCCGCAGGTGTTACTGTGTTCCGCTGCCCGAGGTCTTGCATTGGGGATCCGTTGTTTAAAACAAGCAAGTAAGGCTTTTTCTGCATCTTCTGAATCCTGAAACTGTCTCAAATATTCAGtctgtgtggttttggttttaaggTAATTGCAACCAGCAGCAGTTTGTGCTGTGTCCGGAGTGTGGAAGAGCTGGTCAGTGGTTAGACTTGTGTTGAAACAGGAGGATCTGCACTCACCTGTCAGTTATTTAAAACCAAgttgatgtgattttttttttttttttaatatcaagcACCATAACGCCCTTGCAGTTTCTATCTTGTAGAGGCCTGAATTATCATCATCTGCAGCATTTTTATGTGGTACACTCAAAAAATCATTAAACTCCAGCAGGATAGACTTTCAGATGTTATGAGGAATtactagaaatattttctgcaaattgTGCATGCTTTTAGTGTATGGGGTATATTTGTGATGTGGGGAATTTATGGAGCACgttttaatgcaattttaataacctttctccttctctttttttgttagTCTTCTTAAAATTCAGCACCTGGATTTGTCAAACTGCACAGTGTCTGCTGCAGATCTCCACAGTATTCTTTGTCTgtgtgaaaagctgcagaacctCAGCTTGGAGGGTCTAGTGCTTTCTGACAACATCATCAAGTGAGTGACATGTTTGGGAATATTCAGTAAAACCTTCTATTCGGTGCCATTATTTTGTGCAGGCTAATGAAAGAATGCAGTGGAAAGTTGTTCATTGTGGGTGTATTTTGAAATGACTAGTTTAAGGTGGccatttaattttgatttttttttcctcccaattCCCCAGAGTAGCAGGAGGTTTGAGAAACTGCTCACCTCTGTGGTTTATGGATCCATATTCCCACAGCTAAGCTGTACAGCAgagctacttttatttttccatttttttgctGCCAAGAGAACTTTGTGTTTGGTGTGTAGGTTCTTTTCTATTCCAAGGGCTCTCAGTAGCTCTCCCACCAGGTACCCGTTGTGCTCTGCACTGTTGCTTACTTTTTTATTGAACTTATGAAGTCCTTGAAGATTACAGATTCTGTCAAGCAGATGAAGTGTTGTTTGGTTAGCTGCAAAGACACTAATGGGTGTGTAGTCAACCTCCTGTTCCATCACACCAGAGGATTGTGGAGGTGCCACCTATGGGCCATAGGTCAGATGGCAGAGACCCTGGCTTTCTGATACTTTCCTCACTGCACAGAGGGGGAACCAGAATACAAATAAAGCAATATAgtttggctttttatactattAGTAGTAATAGTTAAAACTATCAGAAAATTGGGTACTAATCAGGCAGTAATTATGAAATTTTATCACCTTCTGAACAAATATGCCTACTCAGTGTTCCAGGTTTTGCTAACTGCATATGTGCTCTAGCCTTGCAAACAAATGCATTCAGGGCATCTATTTGGACGCGGGTTTTGTCCTGAAATAACCTCCATCTTGCAGAGGGGTGACATCAGAAATGGGACAATTACTTTGTCTTTTGTAGAGCTGTAGTAATCTCTGATAAGCTGTGATGTATGTTTATTGGCATACAACAGAAGAAGGTGAAAAGAAACCATTTCCTTGTAAACTTGGTTGTTTATAAATATGCAGACTTGTCAGCAGTGTCAAGTACATAGACAAGTGTCCCTTTTAATGTTGTGCTTTGATGCAGCAAGTAGAGAGTTTAGGCCCTTAGTGACGCAGGTTTGtcagctaaataaataaatatgcagTACTTCATGTTTAATGAACAATTCCCTGTCCAGGAAATTAGATCTTAAAAATAGTCACATCATAGCAAAGCAAGCAATGTTACAACATTTaaattttatcatctttttcttttttcttctctctacAGGAGCATTGCTAGAAATCCCAATTTGATACGACTAAATCTCTGTGGGTGTTCAGGGTTTTCTGCAGAAGCCTTGGAGCTGATGTTGAGCAGTTGTTCTATGTAAGACAAAACCAGGTTTTGCTATTCCTGAAacaaattatgtatttttttccttgggcaTCCTAGttattcttgtttttttttttttttgaaatatgcCTGTTTTTGGTCCTAAATGCCTAACAGTTGATTATTAGCTGAATAGTCAGGTAATTTCTTTCCATCAagcaattttcttctttaataacAAAGATGTACTTTGGTAGTTTTTCATGGGTTTTCTGAATCATCTTCTTGGCTGGGTACACCCTATACACCCTATTTATGTTCCTTTGATATCAtgtaaatttgattttttttttttaatgaaaatagtaTGTGATTCTCACAAAGACCAAGTGTGTGTTTTGGAACGGCAAAGTTCCCTCTGCTATCAGAGTACAGGATGAGTAGCAGAGAACACTGTGCCTTTCCATGGTAGAATAATCCTTCAGTAACCTTCTAGTTTATGAAGGGCTGTGTTCAGATTGACAGCTCCAGTGATTAAACCATCTGCTGACAGAACATCGCTGAACTGGGCCCCAGTGAATTCAGGATTTATATCCCGATCTTTCTGCTGACTTCCTGTGACCTGCAGGACAATGTACATAATCATTCCTTCTGCGAAAGGatgttttttaatcaaattgCGAGTTAGTGGGCAGCCAAAGCCTTAATCTTTCTGTTGCTTGGTCTGATTACTCAGATCATGAACTCTTTAGGGGATGGCAGTCTGTGCAGTGCGCAGTGAATACCAGATGGCAAATCTGATCCTAGGAATGCTAGTGGCAATTTAactgttttttcattttatgtagAGAGTGCTAGCTAAATGCTCTAGTTGTGTATTCACTTGTGTCTTTGTCCCTTGGTTACAGCTACAACACCTGCACACAGAACAATACTTTGTCCCAGCCCCATGGTGACAGGCTATAGGTAATCAAGCACATAAAGAGAGTTGAGCTCACAGCATGACGAGTGTTTATATAAAACTATGAATTATTTTATGCTAATTAGGATTAACTGGTCATCTGCTAATGCTAATAATGAATGGTAGTTTTTCCTCTCAATGTGACCATCTGTTCATTTGTAACAGATTCAGGTCACAAACCCGATGAAAAGACAGTGTCTCCTTGTGGCAGTTCCTGGAGAGAGCCTTTACTTCCTAAGCCATTACTGAATTATTCCAGTTGAAAGTGGCTTTGGGAGGTCACTTTAACCCCTTTCCCAGACCAGGGTCTAAAATTAGCACTGTCCACGTGGATGAGGATGTTCTCTTGAAAATCTCCAGAGACAGATTTGGCTGGGTAACCTGCTCCATTCATTAGTGCTTAATTATTGTCATACTAGAATTTCTAGGCATGAATACAGTAAGTTGGCGGTTGGTATGTTACAAGTATTTGCTTTAAAAGTATCAACTGTAATAGAAAACAGCAGAACTTGAACTGCATTTCAGCCATTCTTGTTAACAACTCTGTCTCTGTGtaggctggaggagctgaacTTGTCCTGGTGTGAGTTCACAGCCACTCATGTCAAAGCAGCAGTCAGTCATGTTACTTCAAAGATCACCCAGTTAAATTTAAGTGGATACAGAGAGAATCTACAAATAGCAGGTAAACAGCAATGTGACAAATCTTTATCCCACTATGGGATGAAGCAGTAGGctttacattttcttctgcttggcATTCACTCTTTGTATAGAAGAGTCATGTACTAACAATAACTTTTGTGCTCTGTATAGTTTCAAGTTCTTGCTGTCAGAGACTCTTACTCATAGTTCTAGCTCCAGCATGAAGGGTGAGATGATTTTTCTTCCGAATTTAGGAACAGTCAAgtgaaaactaatttttttcttcagctgaaagCTTCTTCACTTGACTTGTGCAGTAAGTCCTGGAAGCAGGATTTTGTGTGCTATGAATTAGCTCCAGGAACAGTATCTGGAAGGCTTTCTTAAGGCTTCTGCTGTTGTGTCTGCTGCAAACATCTTCTAAAAGAGAACAGTTATAGTACATGCTTGAGTTTCAGACTGACATCCAGATATGAGTTAATTTGGAAGACAATCTTAGCAATCAACATTTAACCACTTACTTGCTACTACCTCtagaaagaaaagttttattaaGTTGGAGGGTGATAGAAAATGTAGGCAAGTCAAGATTTGCGGGAGGGtacatcaaaatgaaaaagagcaTAGCTAAAGGGTGAAAGTCCTTTTGTAGTaaagagaatttaaattttGCAATGAGTGAATATGACAGTAGGGCATTGGATGACATGCAGGAGGTGACCTctcatttctgtttaaatatcGCACAGACACCCTCATGCATTCTCTTTgtgggaaaaaaggcaaatcttCTTATCTCAGCCCCAAACTCATAAACAAATATGTTACATAATCTTCTCCACATCAGGAATTTGAACCTTGGTCCCTCTAATTGAACCATTAGAGACCATGGGCTGACCTTTTCCGTTTGTCAGACACTTTCTCTGAGTGTCTTTACTCTGTTTCAGTGCAATTTATCAGGCATAAGACTTAGTACATAATCAAGGTATTGTTTCGTTTAGTTTTTGCACATGAATTCTGAAATATCAAAATTCTATTGCACATTGTTGAGCACCTTGCAGTGGCTTTTAGGTAATACCTGAACTACAGCTGATCTGTGCGACTTGCAGACAatcaaagaaagtaaaaaaattagtttaaatcagaaaaaaccATAACTTCTTGTCATGAGAACTTTTTGTGGGTAAAAATGGTGATGCCTAAAGGAGTTGGTGCTCTGAAAGGATAT
This window encodes:
- the SKP2 gene encoding S-phase kinase-associated protein 2 isoform X2, which translates into the protein MYRKHLQEIPSSSTNVSTSLEWDPGKTSELLSGMGVSALKKDKLGNENTPQDLLVSSSCLPPKRQKVKDNEKDFVIVRRPWLLREAESGISLDALPDELLLAIFAYLPLKDLLKVSMICKRWHRLSFDESLWQTLDLTGGNLLPGVLGQLLPAGVTVFRCPRSCIGDPLFKTSNLLKIQHLDLSNCTVSAADLHSILCLCEKLQNLSLEGLVLSDNIIKSIARNPNLIRLNLCGCSGFSAEALELMLSSCSMLEELNLSWCEFTATHVKAAVSHVTSKITQLNLSGYRENLQIADVKTLVERCPLLVHLDLSDSMMLKPECFQYFKQLVFLQHLCLSRCYQISPAALVELGEIRTLKTLQVFGIVTDSSLQLLEEALPDMKINGSHFTSIARPTVGNKRSHEIWGIKCRLTLRNPSFL
- the SKP2 gene encoding S-phase kinase-associated protein 2 isoform X1, with amino-acid sequence MLQGSPSCVWCQSGSTLRASGFCCVCRKHLQEIPSSSTNVSTSLEWDPGKTSELLSGMGVSALKKDKLGNENTPQDLLVSSSCLPPKRQKVKDNEKDFVIVRRPWLLREAESGISLDALPDELLLAIFAYLPLKDLLKVSMICKRWHRLSFDESLWQTLDLTGGNLLPGVLGQLLPAGVTVFRCPRSCIGDPLFKTSNLLKIQHLDLSNCTVSAADLHSILCLCEKLQNLSLEGLVLSDNIIKSIARNPNLIRLNLCGCSGFSAEALELMLSSCSMLEELNLSWCEFTATHVKAAVSHVTSKITQLNLSGYRENLQIADVKTLVERCPLLVHLDLSDSMMLKPECFQYFKQLVFLQHLCLSRCYQISPAALVELGEIRTLKTLQVFGIVTDSSLQLLEEALPDMKINGSHFTSIARPTVGNKRSHEIWGIKCRLTLRNPSFL